TCCCCACGGTCGACCCTGACCCCCCCGCCGCGCGCCGCCTGCCCGACATCATCATCATCGGCGTGAGGAAGGGTGGCACGCGTGCTCTCATCGAGATGCTGAATCTGCACAGTGATGTGGTGGCGGCTCCGAGCGAGCTGCACTTCTTCGACTGGGACAGTCACTATCTGCGCGGCGAGGATTGGTACGTGTCCCAGATGCCGCTCGCCCGGCCGGGTCAGCTGACGGTGGAGAAGACCCCGGCGTACTTCACCTCCGCCCGTGTTCCTGAGCGCATCCGACGGATGATTCCCCACGCACGACTGCTGCTGATCGTGCGCGAGCCGACGGAGCGACTGCTGTCTGATTACACACAGATGTATCACAAGCGTCTGGAGAAACACAAGCTCCAGCAGACGCTCGAGACGCTGCTGATGCACCGCGGAGAGCTCGACCTCCACTACAAGGCCTTGAACCGCAGTCTGTATCACGTCCACATGCGACGCTGGCTCCAGCTGTTCCCCAGGAGCCACATCCATCTCGTGGACGGAGACGCGCTGATCCGAAACCCTCTTCCGGAGATGAAGAAGGTGGAGGAGTTCCTTCATCTGGAGCCGCAGATAAACGCCTCCAACTTCTACTTCAACCAGACCAAGGGCTTCTTCTGTCTGCGTGACCGCCGGCGCGAGAGATGCCTGCACGGCTCTAAGGGACGCACACATCCACGCCTCGCACCTGAACTCCTGCGCAAACTCCACGACTTCTTCCACCAACCCAACCAGGAGTTCTTCCAGCTGGTCGGCCGGACGTTTGACTGGAAGTGATGATGGATGGAAACACCAGGAATCGCTTCTGGAGGAACTGGAACATCTCCGCATGAAACAACCGTTCTGTGACCAACCTCACAGTTTTTGTATGATTTCATGATTAAGAATCTTGTTCTGGACTAATCGTTTACAGTAAGATCGGGATGTGAGTGGAGTTTGTTTTCGGAGCTGTTAACCAAACTTATATTTAGATATACAGACATATgcatgtgaaatacatttatgttataCGTTAATGCATGAcagtaattatataaatactgttttctTGCTGCTAAGtttatgtgtgaatgtgtgtttgtgtctttataTCAGTCTTTTTACTGCtacacattattttcatgacatagtctttgtattttgtttattatattttttttatatgaaggcATCTTTCAGTAATAAAGACATTTTTGCTATGATCTGGTTTTTTAGGTTTTTCTGTCAGTCTTTtgctgtttgtgagtgtgtttgagtgtgtgtgtgtgtgtgtgtgtgtgtttgagtgcgtgtgagtgtgtgtgtgtgtgtgtgtgtgtgtgagtgtgtttgcgtttgtgtgtgtgtgtgtgtgtgtttgagtgcgtgtgagtgtgtgtgtgtgagtgtgtgtgtgagtgtgtttgagtgcgtgtgagtgtgtgtgtgtgtgagtgtgtttgtgtgtgtgtgtgtgtgtgtgtgtttgagtgcgtgtgagtgtgtgtgtgtgtgtgtgtgtgagtgtgtttgagtgtgtgtgtgtgagtgtgtttgagtgtgtgtgtgtgtgtgtttgagtgcgtgtgagtgtgtgtgtgtgtgtgagtgtgtttgcgtgtgtgtgtgtgtatgtgtgtgtgagagagagagctctgCTCATGAAAACACTGTTTCGTTGTTGCAGTGCCCGGTGTTTTTCAGTGTTTATCTGGTAGAACTGAACAGTTTCCAGACAAACATCAGAAGATCCGAACTCTTGATTCTTTGTGGTCTTGTATAGTTTTTCTCGTCAGTGATTGAGCAACTCTAACAGCTCTTCATTAAAATCATCTGTGCGTGTCTCAGCCAGATCTCAGCCTTGTTTGTGGTGTTTTatgtttcatgtgtgtgtgtgatgtgctgTTTTCAGTGATCGGTCCAGATGAAGCAAATCTGCATGTTTAAATGATTCACCGTCCAGAAGCTCCTTAGGTTTGCCTGAAATgcacaatctgtgtgtgtgtgcgcgtgtgtgtgtgaggacaaaTTTGTACCCATATGTGAGCTGAACCTGAACAAACACCTTaaagaagtcctcatttgaaagaaaaaaaaactgtataaacagTTGTGGAAAGAATGCAGAACATTTTAGTTAGTGTTAGTGTGTGGCATTGGTTTAGTTTAGTTACAGTTTTAGCAGTGTACATAAACAAGTATTTGCAATTACTCcattgagatgtgtgtgtgtgtgtgtgtgtgagagagagtgcgtgcgagtgtgtgtgtgtgtgagagagagagagagtgcgtgtgtgagagagagagtgcgtgtgtgtgtgtgtgcgtgtgtgtgtgcgcgagtgtgcgtgtgtgtgtgagtgtgtgcgtgagagagagtgcgtgtgtgtgtgtgtgtgtgagagagagagagagtgcgtgcgtgtgtgtgtgtgtgagagagagagagagagtgcgtgtgtgtgtgcgcgagtgtgcgtgtgtgtgtgagtgtgtgcgtgagagagagtgcgtgtgtgtgtgtgtgtatgagagagagagtgtgtgtgcgtctgtgtgtgtgtgtgtgtgtgtgtgtgtgtgcgcgcgagtgtgcgtgtgcgtgtgtgtgtgagtgtgtgtgtgtgtgtgtgtgtgtgtgtgagtgtgtgtgcgtgtgcgtctgtgtgtgtgtgtgtgtgtatgagagagagagtgtgtgtgcgtctgtgtttgtgtgtgtgtgtgtgtgtgtgcgtgtgcgtctgtgtgtgtgtgtgtgtgtgtgtgtgtgtatgagagagagagtgtgtgtgcgtctgtgtgtgtgtgtgtgtgagagagagagagagtgtgtgcgtctgtgtgtgtgtgtggccacagTGACATTAGCAGCTCTGAATGTGGTTTTCCTGCTCATGTTTGTCTCCGTGGATCGTTCAGGACACATTTCCTAAAGCCTCTAGGCCAAGATTCAGCATTAAAATAAACTGCAGTTGttcatgtttctgaaagaagtctcttctgcgcAATAGGGCTGCATTTGTGGTGCCGAATTTTgaccccctgccaaattattGAGACAGGGGTAGctgcagcctggagcaatgggTGCGCCGAAAGGTTGGGGCGTGGCAAAAGGTAGGGGCGTggcaaaaggtttctcattggtggaaGGAGTTTTACTGCTGGCCAATCAGCAGCTAAATATACATTTACGTAATTTCCTTAGACAAGGTGGCGGCGATAAGACGTGAGGTAATTATTCATCGTTTATACGTGTATCTATACTTTATATAccacaaatatgtatattaagATAAGTTTGTTACAATAAGATGATATTTTTCCCTTTGTGTTATATCTTGCAGCGTTAGTAATTAGTTTATTGTTGTTGACAGACATGTGTACAGTGAGACAAAACGATGACCTCATCGACAGCGAATCCTTCAGAGATGATTGTTTATATCTGCGTCCTTTTTGTACAAGAGAGTACAGAATACATCCTGTAAGTATAATAATTATCACCACCTCTAGTGCAACTGTATGAAGATCAATTCACAATCTGGAGAcgattagacaaaaaaaaaaactggagttTGTTTCTACCTTTCTGCCAGGTCTCCAACTAATGCAGAGTATATTCAAGCTGCCAACACACTGATGTGAAGAACCCTTTCCAGAGAAATATAGAAAGAAATGACTGTGTAAGTTACATTGTTTTTAAACCATTGGTTTATCTCTATCAACATAATCACACACAATATTGTAGTAACAAGATGATGTAATCTTTATTTGAGGGAAAATGACAATCAAGTTTTCACTGCCTGACCAtcatcttaatgttaatgaagttcagtgtttttattattttttttacatctaaaacACCTTGTTCAGAAaagtatttagatgtttttcataTCTGTCACGGTCGAAGCATGATCTGTTTCTGTTGTTCTGATGAAGGAAGCTTGTGTTGGGGAGGATTCAGTGTCTGTTGAGGCTCATGTGAATGTGTTATAAAGTGAGTATCAGAAACACATCCAGACACATGCCAAAGACCACACGACAGGAACATGCTCCTGGAGACGCTGAGAAAACACGGAAGGAATCTCTGAGGAAACTACACATACTTCAGGACACCCGCTGGAGTGAGTatattaaagaaacaaactcatcaactgTAAAATATCTCGTATCAAATCTTTTcaggtaatattttattattctgtaCCTTTTTAGCCCATCTGTTaaacatttaaagcaatagttttagaaaacaatgtaaGATTTATCCGTGTATACAAGAAGATGAAATGCATGGTATATTGTGACTCTTATACATTAGCTTCTGATTGTTTCTGCGGTTCTGCAGTGTATGTAGCTCCACCGTCCGAGCCAAAATTCGGCACAACAGATTTATTGTAaaacgggacgcctacgttgactatactatattacaatcaaatttaatctaatcttgacaaactatatatcgttggaaaggtctaagactcccaaatatatattttaccaatattttttcttaaaaattatgtaggaaaagtaatagataaatgtatgacaagagtgcactctcagaaatctacattacaaaagaagCTTTGACCTTAGTTAAAAAATAAgtcttcctcgttgcctttttctctatcacattttagaaatcatcagaagttatatatcacttgaaaacataaaatctcaaaactcatccttcaaaacccattttaaaatcagaaattgcattaccatgtaaatggcacatcaaaatcatgttacaaaatgttttcagtcatgaggtttgtatcatgcacattcatctctATCTTCAGAAACGTGAGtggcagttaacaggttaaaataacagttttctgtgtgaaccTGAATTAATGTTGTCCACAAGAGTACTGTGAATAATCCTTCTTTTGATAGGAATGGAGAGGAACCACATTTCAACTCACCTcctgttttaaataatattattcatcCTTTCAATTTTACAGATATATGGAGAGAAAATAGTGTCCTGGTAAAACAATTTAGCTGGGCGAAGGTGAGTGGGGAGAATTTCAGCTGCTCATGAAGATAGATTGTCCAAATTGTTATGACTGTAAAAATCTCAGCGTATGCTAATGATATCGCTGTATATTACACAAATGGAAATGATGTTCACATTTGAACAGATATGTTGAAGAGTTATGGGAAAGCTTCATCTTCCAGAGTAGATTGGGACAGAAGTGGTTCTCTGTGTGTGGTTCAGATTCTAGAAGATTACACTGGGGAAGTTCTGGGCTAAAGTATCTGGAGGTATTTTTAGGAAAAGAAGAATATAATTGGGATTTGGAAATGTTAAGGTCGCCGTCAATGTGGAGTGCTTTAAGGAATGCTGGAATTACAAAGACTGGACTTTTTCTAATAACAAATGAATGGATGTCATCTGATGCTGCAGATGTGTGTGAGGTCACTTCACTTGAGACGGTGGAATGATCTTCTTCAATGTTTAGCtatgaattttaaaaatgaagattTGGATGGATGTCCTTTCCTAGAGTTAAATCTTGTGCTTTTGATGCTTTTCAAGAGAGAGAGGGTTTTCTGCTCAACGTCAGAACTCCTGAACCTGAACTTTTTAGAGAAACTGGGAAAAACGCACTGTAAAGTTCCCCATATTAACTCTTTAAAGGGGCTAAAAGAATCGAAATATCAGGAGGTTTTCGGATCAGATGGAGGACCTCGTATAAGACTGAGAGAAGCACTGGGGATCTTCAGTGGAGACCTGTTTAATAACAGACACGAGCACAGCGTGATCCACAGGTACAGCAGACGAATATTTGTTTATTACTGCGGTAGACTTGAAGCTTTGCTATCTCAGCTAGAACAACAGTCTAGCATTTCAGGAGGATTTTCACCCGTACTTTTTATTTATGGTCCTaagtataacaaaaataaaaagctctTGATTCTTAACGTTTTGTTTGGGCTTACATCACGTTAATGTAAGTTAAATGGTATGGGTTCAACTGATGAAGTTATGATTTTAAGGGTTTAATAAAATCAAGGCTAACAGTGGAATCAGCAGGTTAAAGACTTCGAGACGTACTTGGGTGAATAAGTGTTTGTGTGAAACTATCATGGATGCTTCTTTAGGAATACAGGTTTAATCTTATTGAGatgtttttggtttggttttaatctctgtgttgtttatttcattatgtaaGGGTGGGTTTTGTGTGTAGATCTTATGTAATTTAAAAGTCAAAAAAGTCTTTCTCACACTTCCTCTGtctaacacacgcacacacacacacacacacacacacacacagtgtacttATAAAACCAATGACGAGAATCAGTTTCAGCCAATCtgtgtgttaaagagagagagagagagtgtgtgtgtgtgtgtgtgtgtgtttcaagaaATAGATCAGAAGGAAGTGATCACTTCCTGTATGGCTTCTCATatcgagagtgtgtgtgtgatggaggcTGATGTTAATCTCACACAGGAAGTTGAGAACTTTCTGAGGGGCGTCACCACAAAATAACTGTCaatcactctctgtctctctctctcacacacacacacacacacacacaccgctggaGCTCAGTGAACCCGTCCTGCTCTTCTGGAGATGAAGGTAAGATGATTTCAGTTCTTCAGAGCGGCTCTGACTGCAGCAGACTCTCAGCATCACATTCTGCTCAAACATGAGagagatattatattatattatattatattatattatattatattatattatattatattatattatattatattatattatattgatagTTTAGTGATCCGCTGTGCAGCATTAGACTCAGATCCTGACTCTCTTCGGCTGAATCAGATCTGAACACTTCGTTTAGGAAGGAATATAAATCTTAACatgtatataaacaaatacaatgtttAATGAACCTTCACAATAACTTTATGATTCTCCGTCACTCTGCATAATATGCatgaatataaaagtaaaaatattaaatatgttttgcaaAGATGAAACGCATTACAACACAATATTTCATGTACATCATACTCATTAATAACTCAATGATTGTATAACAGAAACCGTTCTGAGAGCATTGACGAGACGCTACTGTAAACCGTGTTAATCATGAATGATTTCAGTTCCACAGAACAGGATCTGGTTCCAGTTTAGTTTGGTCACATCACAAATCTCTCATCAGTTGATTTAGAGCCGTTAGTGAGCGGAAACCCTCCTCTGTCCTGTAATAAACCAAGCTTTCTCAAGCGTTTCCACCAAAGAACCTGTCACTGAGCAGCTCCAAGAACATTCTCTTAATAATAAAGATCTTTCTTTCCATTAACGCTTCATGAAGCACCTTTAACATCCACAGAGCCTCTCCACCGATCAAACGCTTCTCCACAAACTCTTCCACAGCAGGAGAAACATCATTTAATCAGAGGTTCTTCAGGGAAATAAAGATCTCTGTGAAATCTCCTGCAGGAAGCTCTTTCTGAAGAGTGACCCGTCATGATGTGCCTCGCTCAGTAATGAACAAATACTCTAACAGTAATGTTAACAGAACGTCTGTGCAATGATCAGGGCCGTGTTTCCTTCAGCTGATCGAGACCTGGGATGGCTTCGGGTCTACGACACTTCTGAGAAACACAGcgtttaataacaataaaaccatCTTTAAAAACCTTCTCAAAGCGTTACATAAACATTCTGTATAACGCTCAAAGATCttccttttaaaacattttagttggGCAATTGTCTAAGATGGTGTGAGAGAAGATTCAAAACAGTAACATAACGTAACGtttgctaaataattaaatgaaaaaatccccttaatgtctttaatgttcacagaaaaaaaagtttgggatgttcagagaacattcagaaataaaggTTTCATAACTTAGAACATATTTGTGTTAGCTGTTTGTCATATTTCAgtctataataataatgattgtttCCAGTGTAAACGCTCCATCTATAGTAACAGGAGTGAAatcattttagtgttttatttgtaataagtCAAACATCATACGATCAGTGGTGTTTTCTGAAGGGTGAAGTCAGCTAAAATGGGCCCAATAAGGTTCTAGCGTCATATTTCTTCAAATGGTTATAGTCAGTCACAATAACTGATCTTGTATTGTTGCTTCAGCGCTTGTcgacatgtaaaaataatttagactGGTCTGAGTTTCCTAAAGCTGGCAGGAGAGAGTGTAAGATGAAGCTTGTCAGAGAAACTGAAGGAAAGTGAGCCTGACAGTACTGTACATTCATCACTAATAAAGCTACTAAAGCAATTATACATGTGCTTACCAACACAGCAAAGGAATATGAACCATGTTTTGACATgctctttcaaataaaaaaagattaatttaaaaaagaatcgTCGGCTTTTGTGAAAAACTGCATTTTAGGTAGAAATGGCTGGTTAAGCTAAAAtgggctaaacacacacacagacacaaatacacacacacactcacacatacatagccacacacatacacacacactcacacactcacacagacacaaatacacacacacacactcacacatacatagccacacacatacacacacactcacacaatcacacacacacacaaatacacacacacactcacacatacatagccacacacatacacacacacacacacactcactcactcacacacacacacacagacacgaatacacactcacacatacatagccacacacatacacacacacacacacacacactcactcactcacactcacacacacacacacacacacacacacacacacactcactcacactcacacacacacacacacacacacacacacacacacactgaacaagcTAATTTAGCTaagtacattttttcaggattctttgatgaatagaaagatccaaagaccagcatttatatgaaataaaaagctttttgtaacattatacactataacATTCAAACGCTTGGAGTCGATatttaatagtaaaaatatttctacaTTTCACTGTTTTGCTTTGGCACAATAAAGACAATAGTCTCTGACGCTCATCATTTGAAAACAGTTACACTTCCTGACttctaaacaatatataaatatttaagagaCACTtgctaatttatataaaaaataaataaataacattagatCTCATGCGTAGCTTATTTTATGGTAATAGTCATTTACCAAAACGTGGCCCAATTTAGCTGACTTCACCCTAGCGGTGACGCGCGGAACGCGCATGCGCTACTTCCGGTTTACTTAGCGTTGACGCGTCCAGTAGCCTAGATAACGGCCCAAACGCTGTTAAAACTTTCCCTTTATGTTTTATAAAGGAATACATGacattcattatttgtttttttgatttatttaattaataatgtgtGGACGCTGATTTATTAAGCACACGGTATTCTCTGAATTTTTATAAAGGAGCTCAGGTGATGCTGAGTGTGCAGCTCATTTGGCCCAATCAGAGAGAGACGAGTGAATGTACATCCGGTCACGTGACTCAGCCGATGATCACACTAACACCTGTGATGCCAAAATAATGAGCTTTTGGATGTGAATAGATCTGATATATAAACCATATTTCAGTCCATGCTGAAACAGGAAAAAACTAACTTTTGAACTTGAGCACTGATTTTAATAACATCTGTCTGTGACATATAAAGTGATTAATGTACTAATTAAAGAGTGTTGTAGCTGTTCTCAGATGTGGATCTGACAAACAGGAAGCAGCAGGAAGTGAAAGGAAACCACAAAGAGCTCAAACTAAAATTAGCAGCGTGGACATGTGCACGTCTGAGCATCTTTCAGCACCAGAGACGCTCAATATCTGCTCTGATCATGACACGACTCcacagagctgaagaaatcaacaCGTTCAGTTCAGTCTCTGTCCAACAGGAGAAGTGGGTCAGAGTCCGGCTCATTACTCAAGTTACTACTCCTTTCAACAGTTAAATTATTACCTTACTTATTACTTTTCTGGCTCAAGGAATGAGTATTTGTCAGTTTccagaaaaaaaactaacactcaAGTACAACTGAGGTACTCAAGAAGCAAAGGAATCAAGTAAATGTGCTTCATTTCTGTCCAAATCTGGATCTGCACCACAAACTTCTTCTGAAATATCACTAACTATATATTTCtgcctcatcatttcaccaaaaACCGCACTGGATCTCAGTCAGAAGATGTTACAACACTAGGTCATCGATAGTAAAAGTGTTGTATTATTCTCTTCGTGTAGCTATAACTCCTGTCACCCACGTGTGATTATATTTCATGATGCATGTTATCAAAAGAAATCCAGTAAGTTCATAAGaaactgttttgttttctagTAATAGTTGAGAAGTGGATCCGAGggatgtgtgtgtgaagcagtgTGTCTGATTGAGAGCTCGTCTGTGTCCCGCTGGAGATCACAGAAATGTGAGAATTAGTGACTGGATTTCAGTCAGTCAGGGGTTAATGCATCAAAACTAACCAGCTGTTTGATGGATAACTAATATTATTACTGAATCTGATTAGTGAttagttacactactagttaGAGCAGGAAGCAGTATTGTTACTGAAACAGGATCAGGGTTATAACGTGTGTTGTGTGTCacaggagtctgtgtgtgtgatgatgacgAGACGTCTCTGCTAATGATGGTGAGTGATTACATCAtcagctctctctgtgtgtgtgtgtgtgtgtgtgtgtgtgtgtgtgtgtgtgtgtcactcatcCCATGTGTTGATTCCTCAGGATGACAGGAACAGACGTGAGCGGAtcagacctgcacacacacacctggatgAAGGTGTGTATAAATCACTGACTGCTCACGGGACacaagagtgtgtttgtgtgtgaaatacATGCAGAGACAAACCAGAACAGTAAAGACTTGACtcacacattttaaatgattagcTCACTAGATCGAACAGTTCACTGCTCGTAATAATGAAAGGATTGTCAAGCCAGATCTATTTCTACAGCACTTTATACAACACTGTTTattgcaaagcagcttcacagaaacaAACCGGGAAATAAAGAGTTAATGTGAttcagctctacagaagacagcAGGGTCGTTATTTAGATCAGTTCTATAACTGTGGCAGTGTGGTAAAGTGTATCAGTTAGGATCATGACGTCACAAAGCAGTGCTCAGTTTGAGCTGACGTCATCATCATGTTCATCAGGTCTCTCTGAAGTCTCCATCTAGTGGCACAGATCAGTCAGTGCACCTCCAACATGAGAGTTTCATTAGTGAAGAGCAGCCTTCAGCACATCTGAATATTCACTAATACTGGAAGATTATctacccgtgtgtgtgtgtgtgtgtgttacagacaGCTGTCCTGCTGAACGAGCTCCTAAAGGTTACATCGGAGCAGGAGTAAGTGTGTTGTTGGTCTCTGTGATTGTATTGGTgttgtgtgagatgtgtgtgtcaggtgtgtgtttgtgtctgcaggaTGTTGTACACACTCTTCCTCCTCCACTGCGTGTAAAGCCAGGTGAGAACACACACTGATCCACCACACACACCTGCTGTCAGAGTATTTCAGTCAAAATCTATTCAAGATATGGATTTAATTACTTCAGAATTCATTTGCCATTTGTATTTTGAGAAAtggtattttgtgtttttatatgaatgtgaaattagttttattattaaataagacGAGGGTGCCATCAAATGGTTAATTGGgataaatcacatccaaaataaaagtttttgtttactaaatatatgtgtgtactgtgtctatttattatgtatatataaatacacacacatgcatgtatataagaaaaatgtttatatttgtatattaaaaatatttatatataatataaattatataaaaattaacatgtaaatatgtttcaaatatatacagtatgagtgtgtgtgtttatatatatatatatatatatatatatatatatatatatatatatatatatatatatatgtaaacaaaaacctttattttgtatgtgattaaCCATTTGAACACATTTTTAGATCCACTGAAGCCAAATATTATTATGGTTCTAAGATCCCTGAAAACCTTAATGAATCCACTGCACGTTTGTGAAGCACAACGTAAAAACATTTGGCACGAATTCTAGCATTCTAGTCTTTATCAGTGTAATTAGtgtagcagtgaacacacacactcttacacacactctctctcacacacacacacacacatgcacgctcgACACATGTGCTGTTCGACACATAAGCTCACATTCCTTTAAACCAGAGTGGCTGGTTATTATTGAATCCCTTAACAAAACCCTTGTGTTCTGTCTCTGGTTCTTCAACTGAAACTGTGATTTTTGTTGCTTGGTTAGTTTTCAAAGTACAAAATACACTTGATACATTTGATGAAGTTGTTTGTCATTTGTAACAACATCAGGATGTAAAGGTCCGGCCATCAACAGAGACCTCAAACCTGGGAGACTGCCCAAGAGCTCCTCAGGTACTGTCTGTCTGTGCATCCGCTGCAGAAAACTATACttgaattaaatatatgcaatacTTTATAACCGCATTAAGATGCTTGTGTTGAATttaatctatgtgtgtgtgtgtgtgtgtctgcagatggACGATTGGAGTTGATGGGATCTGCTGAGAGGGTAAAGAAAACCCCTGacttattttcattaataaatacactaccattcagaagttttggCTGAGTAAGACCGATCACTCAGTCAGACTTTttcaagaacatttaaaaatcatgctGATGCCAAACTTTATATGCAGTAATGTTCATGCAGTATAATACAGCTAATAATTCCTGAGTTTTCAGTCTCATATGAATCAGTTTGTGCACCGAGAGGGTTTGTCTTGTTG
This DNA window, taken from Carassius auratus strain Wakin chromosome 14, ASM336829v1, whole genome shotgun sequence, encodes the following:
- the LOC113114401 gene encoding heparan sulfate glucosamine 3-O-sulfotransferase 1-like, encoding MAAVIIALLLFCFFSRSPSLPTVDPDPPAARRLPDIIIIGVRKGGTRALIEMLNLHSDVVAAPSELHFFDWDSHYLRGEDWYVSQMPLARPGQLTVEKTPAYFTSARVPERIRRMIPHARLLLIVREPTERLLSDYTQMYHKRLEKHKLQQTLETLLMHRGELDLHYKALNRSLYHVHMRRWLQLFPRSHIHLVDGDALIRNPLPEMKKVEEFLHLEPQINASNFYFNQTKGFFCLRDRRRERCLHGSKGRTHPRLAPELLRKLHDFFHQPNQEFFQLVGRTFDWK